The Candidatus Effluviviaceae Genus V sp. genome has a segment encoding these proteins:
- the holB gene encoding DNA polymerase III subunit delta' has translation MVSYRRTRTSRCSPRAVQDEELERMSLSRIRGQDQAVRLLSAATASDRMPHAYLFHGPDGVGKETTALEFARALYCDGADLEPCGECASCAQIAGLGHPDVHLIFPTPTSFKPAARAEILADYVENGYRSDDYGRKTAVISVDSVLSDVVGAASRRPYVGPWKVFVIADADRMTTEGANTLLKTLEEPPEGTVIILTSSRPTALPDTVVSRCQRVPFTRLSRGTIEGILVSDDRLGFTEKEARAAAAIALGSAGAAVRAEKSGLEGELDHVAGLVMGKGLTGVRPLLSEAQRLAFRLGRQDQERLLELMALWYRDVLVEKAAGGEVDLLYASHADAVRSEAAAYDYEQLDRLITGLDEARRAIERYSNPSIVFTSVLLDVAVARKRAGLTRGRRHAA, from the coding sequence ATGGTAAGTTATCGCAGGACGCGCACTTCGCGGTGCTCACCCCGCGCGGTGCAGGACGAGGAGCTGGAGAGGATGAGCCTGTCGCGCATCCGGGGTCAGGACCAGGCGGTGCGGTTGCTGTCGGCGGCTACCGCGTCCGACCGGATGCCGCACGCGTACCTCTTTCACGGTCCCGACGGCGTCGGCAAGGAGACGACCGCGCTCGAGTTCGCGCGCGCCCTCTACTGCGATGGAGCCGACCTCGAGCCGTGCGGGGAGTGCGCGTCGTGCGCACAGATCGCCGGGCTCGGGCATCCTGACGTTCATCTGATCTTCCCGACACCGACGAGCTTCAAGCCTGCGGCGCGCGCGGAGATACTCGCGGACTACGTAGAGAACGGATACCGCAGCGACGACTACGGACGCAAGACCGCCGTCATCTCGGTCGACAGCGTGCTCTCGGACGTCGTCGGGGCGGCCAGCCGCCGACCGTACGTCGGGCCGTGGAAGGTCTTCGTCATCGCCGATGCCGACAGGATGACGACCGAGGGCGCCAACACGCTGCTCAAGACTCTGGAGGAGCCGCCGGAGGGCACGGTCATCATCCTGACGTCCTCCCGGCCGACGGCGCTGCCCGATACGGTAGTCTCGCGGTGTCAGCGGGTCCCCTTCACGCGGCTGTCGCGCGGGACGATCGAGGGGATCCTCGTCTCGGACGATCGCCTCGGGTTCACCGAGAAGGAGGCGAGGGCGGCGGCCGCGATCGCGCTCGGCAGCGCAGGCGCAGCGGTCCGGGCCGAGAAGAGCGGTCTCGAGGGCGAGCTCGATCACGTCGCAGGGCTCGTCATGGGGAAGGGCCTCACCGGGGTCCGTCCGCTCCTGTCCGAGGCGCAGCGTCTGGCCTTCCGTTTGGGACGTCAGGACCAGGAGCGCCTGCTCGAGCTCATGGCGCTCTGGTATCGCGATGTTCTGGTAGAGAAGGCCGCCGGCGGGGAGGTCGACCTTCTCTACGCATCGCACGCCGACGCCGTGCGCAGCGAGGCCGCGGCGTACGATTACGAACAGCTCGACCGGTTGATCACGGGTCTCGACGAGGCACGACGGGCCATCGAGCGCTACTCGAACCCGTCGATCGTGTTCACGTCGGTCCTTCTTGATGTCGCCGTCGCGCGGAAGCGCGCCGGCCTGACGCGGGGAAGACGCCATGCAGCCTGA
- the pdxA gene encoding 4-hydroxythreonine-4-phosphate dehydrogenase PdxA, which translates to MRSSTTPEPPGGEPETDRRRILVTMGDPAGVGPEVALACLADPEVGDPLDVTLVGERAVFDECASSLSLPRPGTVIEPGPFGLHYEPGRATLRGARAALDAVETAARLCLAGDADAMVTGPVSKAAITEAGVAFSGHTEFLAELTGADVPLMLFVAGPMRVALATTHIALADVPGAVTREGLVARLRVLSRGLSGLLGIEGPRLAVVALNPHAGEGGRFGDEEERVILPAIEAARSEGIAASGPHPADTIFCGLGDASCSLPGAAYDAALAMYHDQGVVPVKLAGFGRAVNVTLGLPIIRTSVDHGTAFDIAGRGKAEAGSMKAAVRLAGSMAGRRAADPDEGAARPPA; encoded by the coding sequence ATGAGGTCCTCGACGACACCAGAGCCGCCGGGCGGTGAACCTGAGACCGACCGTCGGCGCATCCTGGTCACGATGGGCGACCCTGCCGGCGTCGGGCCGGAGGTCGCCCTCGCGTGTCTCGCCGACCCGGAGGTCGGTGACCCGCTCGACGTGACGCTGGTCGGCGAGCGCGCCGTCTTCGATGAGTGTGCGTCGTCGCTGTCGCTTCCCCGGCCGGGCACGGTCATCGAGCCGGGACCGTTCGGGCTTCACTACGAGCCCGGGCGCGCAACCCTCCGCGGCGCGCGTGCCGCGCTCGACGCCGTCGAGACGGCGGCGCGACTCTGTCTCGCCGGTGACGCGGACGCGATGGTCACGGGTCCCGTCTCGAAGGCAGCGATCACGGAGGCCGGCGTCGCGTTCAGCGGACACACCGAGTTTCTGGCCGAACTCACCGGGGCGGACGTCCCGCTCATGCTCTTCGTCGCGGGTCCGATGCGGGTCGCGCTGGCCACGACCCACATCGCGCTCGCCGATGTGCCGGGCGCCGTTACCCGGGAGGGCCTCGTCGCTCGACTCCGGGTCCTGAGCCGCGGTCTCAGTGGGCTCCTTGGCATCGAGGGACCCCGCCTCGCCGTCGTGGCCCTGAACCCCCACGCCGGCGAAGGGGGACGCTTCGGCGACGAGGAGGAGAGGGTCATCCTGCCGGCCATCGAGGCCGCCCGAAGTGAGGGCATCGCAGCGTCGGGTCCCCATCCGGCAGACACGATCTTCTGCGGGCTCGGCGACGCGTCGTGCTCTCTCCCGGGGGCGGCGTACGACGCGGCGCTCGCGATGTACCACGACCAGGGCGTCGTCCCGGTGAAGCTCGCGGGGTTCGGGCGGGCCGTCAACGTGACGCTGGGACTGCCCATCATCCGGACGTCGGTCGACCACGGCACCGCGTTCGACATCGCCGGACGTGGCAAGGCCGAGGCCGGCAGCATGAAGGCCGCCGTCAGACTGGCGGGCTCGATGGCCGGACGGCGCGCGGCGGACCCGGACGAGGGCGCGGCCCGGCCTCCGGCCTGA
- a CDS encoding RNA-binding S4 domain-containing protein, giving the protein MRLDRFLKLSRLIKQRSVAKAACDAGRVELVGRKAKAGSEVDVGDEIVLNLRDRTLVVRVLEIPRGNVSKDRARTLYEVLDDTRAAGR; this is encoded by the coding sequence ATGAGACTCGATCGGTTTCTCAAGCTCTCAAGGCTCATCAAGCAGCGGAGCGTCGCGAAGGCCGCATGCGACGCCGGCCGCGTCGAGCTGGTCGGCCGCAAGGCCAAGGCCGGGTCCGAGGTCGACGTCGGCGACGAGATCGTGCTGAACCTCCGCGACCGTACGCTCGTGGTCCGCGTGCTCGAGATCCCCAGAGGAAACGTCAGCAAGGATCGGGCGAGAACGCTCTATGAGGTCCTCGACGACACCAGAGCCGCCGGGCGGTGA
- the mfd gene encoding transcription-repair coupling factor has product MDRRRRNRRRRRPCFPSRPRALARFPLSGAGASDRRDVPCETARRREAWGRSGGLMPGRRIVERALESGPVPDVVRRVADGGTRLWVSGLLGSSKTLLAAALAREDGRAWVVMAPNASDAEHAHDDLVTFLGPGRVQFYGEWETLPYERRSPLASITETRLVTLSRLTRGEPIVVVTTPKAAMQTTLPRHVLADVTRTIRRGDEVDLENVTRSLVDLGYRRVRIVEDSGDFSVRGGIVDVLPFGYDDPIRVELFGDTVESVRQFDTYTQRSISDLDEATILPRREVVLQEEGAGELAERLRKIHPADSTDRDHLLAGLDTRFYFEGVEQYLPTIHPDAETLADYLPEDAGAFLIREEEIHDRAEQLSLEAATIYSERRQEMPLCDPDSLLVPFEGVRSKMARRALVTTGLVQSGRIEGLERIHVESHLQESFASNLELLRGRLQQLARDNRVIIMCDNAGQAARLSELLEETAGVVEMEVGSLERGFSLPASRLVVYTDHDIFQRYRRRRRRRIRGGAPLASFEALSQGDYVVHVSHGIGRYVGIERVEADGRLIDCVVVEYADEGRVYVPADELDRLQKYVGKEGHVPRLNKLGTPAWQKTKERAREAAEKLARELLELYASRRARPGHAFGPDNVWQQELEASFIYEETDDQLRATEEIKEDLESSRPMDRLICGDVGFGKTEVAIRAAFKVVMDGKQVAVLVPTTILAQQHLTTFRDRLAEYPVRVDVISRFRTAGEQKEILERLKDGKVDIIIGTHRLIQKDVEFSDLGLLVIDEEQQFGVLHKEAIQRLKQSVDVLTMTATPIPRTLHMSLMGARDMSIIATPPRDRLPVRTEISPFDDELITEAVMREIDRGGQVYFVHNRVQTIEAMASYLRNLLPELRIEIGHGQMPERQLEDVMFRFLDGEIDVLVCSMIIESGLDIPNVNTIIVNRADRFGLAQLYQLRGRVGRSNHRAYCYLLIPRDMNITPIARRRLAAIQEFTDLSSGYKLAMRDLEIRGAGNVLGAEQHGHMMAVGFNLYARLLRDAVARIKDGAVPEEAEATVHIKVDAYIPNDYIPDNDMKIDIYKRIRDTREVEPVDGLAEELRDRFGPPPQEVLALLDVQAIRILARETGLRRVELAGGSVECEFAESREPTPGAIRAVLSACTEPLEFDARGALVFRFPAPSTRRGALETARRVLSDFIDALHRSSLHSKARKRTRQRERRKQRDPDSNEAKGAQA; this is encoded by the coding sequence ATGGATCGCCGGCGACGAAACCGTCGCCGACGCCGTCCTTGTTTCCCGTCGAGGCCGCGAGCTCTGGCGCGTTTTCCTCTATCTGGCGCTGGCGCTTCTGACCGTCGAGATGTTCCTTGCGAGACCGCGCGGCGCCGGGAGGCGTGGGGGCGGAGTGGAGGGCTGATGCCCGGACGACGTATCGTCGAGAGAGCGCTCGAGAGCGGACCCGTTCCGGACGTCGTACGCCGTGTGGCGGACGGCGGTACCCGCCTCTGGGTCTCGGGACTTCTCGGGTCCTCGAAGACGCTCCTGGCGGCCGCCCTGGCTCGGGAGGACGGGCGTGCCTGGGTGGTCATGGCGCCGAACGCGTCGGACGCCGAGCACGCGCACGACGACCTGGTCACGTTTCTCGGTCCCGGGCGCGTCCAGTTCTACGGGGAGTGGGAGACCCTTCCGTACGAACGCCGCTCGCCGCTCGCCTCGATCACCGAGACGCGTCTCGTTACACTCTCGCGTCTCACGCGCGGAGAGCCCATCGTCGTCGTGACCACCCCGAAGGCGGCCATGCAGACGACGCTCCCCCGGCACGTGCTCGCCGACGTCACCCGCACCATCCGTCGCGGCGACGAGGTCGATCTGGAGAACGTGACCCGCTCTCTCGTCGACCTGGGATACCGCCGCGTCCGGATCGTCGAGGACTCGGGCGACTTCAGTGTGCGCGGCGGCATCGTGGACGTCCTGCCGTTCGGCTACGACGACCCGATCCGTGTCGAGCTCTTCGGCGACACGGTCGAGTCGGTGAGACAGTTCGATACCTACACACAGCGCTCGATCAGCGATCTGGATGAGGCGACCATCCTCCCGAGGCGCGAGGTCGTGCTGCAGGAGGAGGGCGCGGGCGAGTTGGCCGAGCGTCTCCGGAAGATCCACCCCGCCGACTCGACCGACCGCGACCACCTTCTGGCCGGGCTCGATACGCGCTTCTACTTCGAGGGCGTCGAGCAGTATCTCCCGACCATTCACCCGGATGCTGAGACGCTGGCCGACTATCTGCCCGAGGACGCCGGGGCCTTTCTGATCCGCGAGGAGGAGATCCACGACCGCGCCGAGCAGCTGTCGCTCGAGGCCGCGACCATCTACTCGGAGCGCAGGCAGGAGATGCCGCTCTGCGACCCCGATTCGCTCCTGGTGCCCTTCGAAGGCGTTCGCTCGAAGATGGCCCGCAGGGCGCTCGTCACAACGGGTCTCGTCCAGAGCGGCCGGATCGAGGGGCTCGAGCGCATCCATGTCGAATCGCATCTGCAGGAGTCGTTCGCATCGAACCTCGAGCTCCTGAGAGGGCGTCTCCAGCAGCTCGCGCGCGACAACCGCGTGATCATCATGTGCGACAACGCCGGGCAGGCCGCCCGACTGAGCGAACTCCTGGAAGAGACGGCCGGCGTCGTCGAGATGGAGGTCGGCAGTCTCGAGAGAGGATTCTCGCTGCCCGCGTCCCGGCTCGTCGTCTACACCGATCACGACATCTTCCAGCGCTACCGCCGCCGGCGGAGACGGAGGATCCGGGGCGGCGCGCCGCTCGCGAGCTTCGAGGCCCTGTCGCAGGGCGACTACGTCGTCCACGTCTCCCACGGCATCGGCCGCTACGTCGGGATCGAGCGTGTCGAGGCGGACGGTCGGCTGATCGACTGCGTCGTCGTGGAGTACGCCGACGAGGGGCGCGTCTACGTCCCGGCCGACGAACTCGACCGGCTGCAGAAGTACGTCGGCAAGGAGGGACACGTCCCGCGCCTCAACAAACTCGGGACGCCCGCGTGGCAGAAGACGAAGGAACGGGCCAGGGAGGCCGCCGAGAAGCTCGCGCGCGAGCTTCTCGAACTCTACGCCTCGCGGAGGGCGAGACCGGGCCACGCGTTCGGTCCGGACAACGTCTGGCAGCAGGAGCTGGAGGCGTCCTTCATCTATGAGGAGACCGACGACCAGCTGCGGGCCACCGAGGAGATCAAGGAGGACCTCGAGTCGAGCCGCCCAATGGACCGCCTGATCTGCGGCGACGTCGGGTTCGGAAAGACCGAGGTCGCGATCCGGGCCGCCTTCAAGGTCGTCATGGACGGAAAGCAGGTGGCCGTGCTCGTTCCTACGACGATCCTCGCGCAGCAGCATCTGACGACCTTCCGGGACCGGCTGGCCGAGTACCCGGTCCGCGTCGACGTGATCTCGAGGTTCCGCACGGCGGGCGAGCAGAAGGAGATCCTCGAGCGTCTGAAGGACGGAAAGGTCGACATCATCATAGGCACCCATCGCCTGATCCAGAAGGACGTCGAGTTCAGCGACCTCGGGCTTCTGGTGATCGACGAGGAGCAGCAGTTCGGGGTGCTTCACAAGGAGGCCATCCAGCGGCTCAAGCAGTCGGTCGACGTCCTGACGATGACGGCGACACCGATACCGCGGACGCTGCACATGTCGCTGATGGGCGCGCGCGACATGTCGATCATCGCCACGCCTCCGCGCGACAGGCTCCCCGTCCGGACCGAGATCTCACCGTTCGACGACGAGCTGATCACCGAGGCGGTCATGCGGGAGATCGACCGCGGCGGTCAGGTCTACTTCGTCCACAACCGCGTCCAGACGATCGAGGCCATGGCGAGCTACCTCAGGAACCTGCTTCCCGAGCTCAGGATCGAGATCGGACACGGGCAGATGCCGGAGCGGCAGCTCGAGGACGTGATGTTCCGGTTCCTGGACGGGGAGATCGACGTCCTGGTCTGCAGCATGATCATCGAGTCTGGGCTCGATATCCCGAACGTCAACACGATCATCGTCAACCGCGCGGACCGGTTCGGTCTGGCGCAGCTCTACCAGCTCAGGGGCCGCGTCGGCCGGTCGAACCACAGGGCCTACTGCTATCTGCTCATTCCCAGAGACATGAACATCACGCCGATCGCCCGTCGCAGGCTGGCGGCCATACAGGAGTTCACCGACCTCTCGTCAGGCTACAAGCTCGCAATGCGCGATCTCGAGATCCGCGGCGCCGGGAATGTCCTGGGTGCTGAGCAGCACGGCCATATGATGGCGGTCGGCTTCAACCTCTATGCAAGGCTTCTCCGGGACGCCGTCGCGAGGATCAAGGACGGCGCCGTGCCGGAGGAGGCCGAGGCGACGGTCCATATCAAGGTGGATGCATACATCCCGAACGACTACATTCCCGACAACGACATGAAGATCGACATCTACAAGCGGATCCGCGACACGAGGGAGGTCGAGCCCGTGGACGGCCTGGCGGAGGAGCTCAGGGACCGTTTCGGGCCCCCGCCGCAGGAGGTGCTGGCCCTCCTCGACGTCCAGGCGATCCGTATCCTCGCGAGGGAGACGGGGTTACGGCGGGTCGAGCTGGCCGGCGGCTCCGTCGAGTGCGAGTTCGCCGAGAGCCGGGAGCCGACGCCGGGAGCCATCCGCGCCGTGCTGTCGGCATGCACCGAGCCTCTCGAGTTCGACGCGCGGGGCGCGCTCGTCTTCCGTTTCCCGGCCCCCTCGACACGCCGCGGCGCGCTCGAGACAGCCCGTCGGGTCTTGTCCGACTTCATTGACGCACTGCACCGGTCTTCGCTACACTCGAAGGCTCGAAAGAGGACGAGACAACGCGAACGAAGGAAACAGCGAGACCCCGACTCCAACGAGGCGAAAGGAGCACAGGCATGA
- a CDS encoding VWA domain-containing protein, producing MTFLNAAFLFAALAALLPLVIHLISRRRVETVDWSSLRFLKELERRRIRRVRIRQILLLVLRSLIILLVALALARPTLEGPLAGNARARTSVAIVLDESASMDREASGTVLFDAAAARVREIVALLDEGDEAFLVSAAGPAASLVPDGTVSPDVVIQELVERAPADAATDYTGAVEKALAHLADARNLNREVYLVGDLAAAGWSGEPSLPDVGTDGAMWPPRVYVLPLEGPLGNNAVLSVGTERIYGGSRGRYAVTAEITTTRRGPLELPVRLFVDGVQVGQTGADLQAGDRATARFTVALGESDWHAGRVAIERDVFPNDDARFFVVPPSRTIEVLVARPEGAGEDAGYVERALDPLGTAERFRPVEVPVGEVAVQEQGRFPVVVLADVGRPGAEAERWLRRHVASGGGVLVVLGSRTDVRAWRGSALEELSGVRLVEPVERRQGVRLAPTGRGHPLLEGLSTGGRLIEDVVVRRALRADASGESVLELPGIGPALTFTSTGDGTVATLLFGLELEAGDLARSGLIVPLLHRVTERLSGGAPGTGQGVAGEPLELRLAAAPAGGIDVVPPSGATFAAGTPDGARPSVVIDDTREAGIYTVETPERTLAMGAVNLAPEESMLEPLERGELEDRLGGLPVVWIAGDETVADAVLVSRRGRELWRVFLYLALALLTVEMFLARPRGAGRRGGGVEG from the coding sequence GTGACGTTCCTGAATGCGGCGTTCCTCTTTGCTGCGCTGGCTGCGCTGCTGCCGCTCGTCATCCATCTCATCAGCCGCCGTCGTGTCGAGACGGTCGACTGGAGCTCCCTTCGGTTCCTCAAGGAACTCGAGCGCCGGAGGATCCGCCGCGTTCGCATCAGACAGATCCTCCTGCTCGTGCTCAGAAGCCTCATCATCCTCCTCGTGGCGTTGGCGCTGGCGCGGCCGACGCTCGAGGGTCCTCTGGCCGGCAACGCGCGAGCGAGGACGAGCGTGGCCATCGTGTTGGACGAGAGCGCCAGCATGGACCGCGAGGCGTCGGGAACGGTGCTCTTCGACGCCGCCGCGGCGCGCGTTCGGGAGATCGTGGCGCTTCTGGACGAGGGCGACGAGGCCTTTCTCGTCAGCGCTGCGGGACCCGCGGCCTCTCTCGTTCCCGATGGCACCGTGAGCCCCGATGTGGTCATTCAGGAGCTCGTGGAGCGGGCTCCGGCCGACGCGGCAACGGATTACACGGGTGCCGTGGAGAAGGCGCTCGCGCATCTGGCCGACGCCCGGAACCTCAACAGAGAGGTCTATCTTGTCGGCGACCTCGCGGCCGCCGGCTGGTCCGGAGAGCCGTCGCTGCCGGATGTCGGCACCGACGGTGCGATGTGGCCTCCTAGAGTGTACGTGCTGCCGCTCGAGGGACCCCTCGGGAACAACGCCGTTCTCTCGGTCGGTACAGAGCGGATCTACGGCGGCTCACGCGGCCGCTACGCCGTGACCGCCGAGATCACCACCACGAGACGAGGCCCGCTCGAGCTGCCTGTCCGCCTCTTCGTGGACGGCGTCCAGGTCGGTCAGACCGGGGCGGACCTCCAGGCCGGCGACAGGGCGACCGCACGGTTCACGGTCGCGCTCGGCGAGTCCGACTGGCATGCGGGGCGGGTCGCCATCGAGCGCGACGTGTTCCCGAACGACGACGCCCGCTTCTTCGTTGTTCCCCCGTCGCGCACCATCGAGGTGCTCGTAGCGCGTCCGGAGGGTGCCGGCGAGGATGCCGGATACGTCGAGCGCGCGCTCGACCCCCTGGGAACGGCGGAGAGGTTCCGCCCCGTGGAGGTTCCGGTCGGCGAGGTCGCGGTCCAGGAGCAGGGAAGGTTCCCGGTCGTCGTACTGGCCGACGTCGGACGCCCCGGCGCCGAGGCTGAGCGATGGCTCCGTCGACACGTGGCGTCGGGTGGCGGGGTGCTCGTCGTCCTCGGAAGCAGGACCGACGTGAGGGCGTGGCGCGGCAGCGCGCTCGAGGAGCTGTCCGGGGTGCGGCTCGTCGAGCCGGTCGAGCGCCGTCAGGGTGTGCGCCTGGCGCCGACCGGCAGGGGACACCCCCTCCTCGAGGGGCTGAGCACCGGCGGGCGCCTGATCGAGGACGTGGTCGTCCGGCGAGCACTCCGAGCCGACGCGTCGGGGGAGAGCGTGCTGGAGCTTCCCGGCATCGGCCCCGCCCTCACGTTCACGAGTACGGGAGACGGGACCGTCGCCACGTTGCTCTTCGGCCTCGAGCTTGAGGCGGGCGATCTTGCGCGCAGCGGACTGATCGTGCCGCTCCTGCACCGCGTGACGGAGCGGCTGTCGGGCGGGGCGCCCGGGACCGGCCAGGGCGTCGCGGGAGAGCCGCTCGAGCTGCGCCTCGCAGCGGCGCCCGCGGGCGGCATCGACGTCGTGCCCCCGTCGGGAGCGACCTTCGCGGCGGGGACACCCGACGGTGCCCGACCCTCGGTTGTCATCGACGATACCCGGGAGGCAGGCATCTATACCGTCGAGACACCCGAGAGAACGCTCGCCATGGGAGCGGTCAATTTGGCGCCCGAGGAGTCGATGCTGGAGCCGCTCGAGAGGGGAGAGCTCGAAGACAGGCTCGGTGGACTGCCGGTGGTATGGATCGCCGGCGACGAAACCGTCGCCGACGCCGTCCTTGTTTCCCGTCGAGGCCGCGAGCTCTGGCGCGTTTTCCTCTATCTGGCGCTGGCGCTTCTGACCGTCGAGATGTTCCTTGCGAGACCGCGCGGCGCCGGGAGGCGTGGGGGCGGAGTGGAGGGCTGA
- a CDS encoding DUF58 domain-containing protein, which translates to MPEESYRRFLDPVVVSKLSTMELRARLVVEGFVTGLHKSPYKGFSVEFAEHRQYMPGDPLKHIDWKVYGKTDRFYIKEYEEETNLRGHVLLDASASMAYGSGDISKLEYGRYLAAALIYLMLKQQDSAGLLVFDEAVRRFIPPRSSATQLHLLLSELDGAGPSSATDIGLVLNDLARRIKRRGLVILISDLLDDPRDVLPGLKHFRHRKHEVIVFHVLDPREVDFGFTMDATFRDMETGEAMTTEPFTIRRDYMDAVENWRAMLRRECAESRIDYVPVKTSTPYDRALFSYLEKRRRLG; encoded by the coding sequence ATGCCCGAGGAGTCCTACAGACGTTTCCTCGACCCCGTGGTCGTCTCGAAGCTCTCGACGATGGAGCTTCGTGCGCGGCTGGTCGTGGAGGGCTTCGTGACGGGTCTTCACAAGAGCCCGTACAAGGGGTTCAGCGTGGAGTTCGCCGAGCACCGTCAGTACATGCCGGGCGACCCGCTGAAGCACATCGACTGGAAGGTCTACGGGAAGACCGACCGCTTCTATATCAAGGAATACGAGGAGGAGACGAACCTCAGGGGCCACGTGCTGCTCGACGCCAGCGCGTCGATGGCCTACGGCTCGGGCGACATATCGAAGCTCGAGTACGGACGGTATCTCGCGGCGGCCCTCATCTACCTGATGCTGAAGCAGCAGGATTCCGCCGGGCTGCTCGTCTTCGACGAGGCCGTCCGCCGGTTCATCCCGCCACGGTCGAGCGCGACCCAGCTCCACCTGCTCCTGTCGGAGCTCGACGGCGCCGGCCCGTCCTCGGCCACCGACATCGGTCTCGTTCTGAACGACCTCGCCAGGCGCATCAAGCGCCGCGGCCTCGTCATCCTGATCTCCGACCTGCTCGACGACCCGAGAGACGTGCTGCCGGGACTCAAGCACTTCCGGCACCGGAAGCACGAGGTGATCGTCTTCCACGTGCTCGACCCGCGGGAGGTCGACTTCGGCTTCACCATGGACGCGACCTTCCGCGACATGGAGACGGGCGAGGCGATGACCACGGAGCCGTTCACCATACGCCGCGACTACATGGACGCGGTCGAGAACTGGCGCGCGATGCTCCGGCGCGAGTGCGCCGAGAGCAGGATCGACTACGTGCCGGTCAAGACCTCGACGCCGTACGACCGCGCCCTCTTCTCGTATCTGGAGAAGCGGAGGCGGCTGGGCTAG
- a CDS encoding AAA domain-containing protein translates to MTNDGTRGGSGDVAAIESLARARAAIQQEIRKVIVGQDRVIEELLIAILANGHCLLVGVPGLAKTLMVSTLANVLDLSFKRIQFTPDLMPSDITGTDIIEEDPVSHARSFKFIQGPVFANVVLADEINRTPPKTQAALLQAMQEKEVTAGGTTHRLELPFFVLATQNPIELEGTYPLPEAQLDRFMFMVTVGYPSEAEEREIVETTTSAYAPDLEKVLGADEIIRLQGLVRRVPVPDHVLEYAVGLARMTRPEESAPEYVRNWVSWGAGPRASQYLVLGAKTRAVLEGRYAPETEDVRNVALPVLRHRIVTNFNAEAEGVSSSDIVERLIAEAR, encoded by the coding sequence ATGACGAATGACGGTACCCGGGGCGGAAGCGGCGACGTGGCCGCCATCGAGTCGCTGGCCAGGGCGAGGGCAGCGATCCAGCAGGAGATCCGCAAGGTCATCGTGGGGCAGGACCGCGTGATCGAGGAACTCCTGATCGCCATCCTCGCCAACGGTCACTGTCTTCTGGTCGGCGTGCCCGGCCTCGCGAAGACCCTCATGGTCTCGACGCTGGCGAACGTGCTCGACCTCTCTTTCAAGCGCATCCAGTTCACGCCGGACCTCATGCCGTCGGACATCACGGGGACCGACATCATCGAGGAGGATCCGGTCTCCCACGCGCGGAGCTTCAAGTTCATCCAGGGGCCCGTCTTCGCGAACGTCGTGCTGGCCGATGAGATCAACAGGACGCCTCCGAAGACGCAGGCGGCGCTCCTGCAGGCAATGCAGGAGAAGGAGGTCACGGCCGGCGGGACGACGCACCGGCTGGAGCTCCCGTTCTTCGTGCTCGCCACACAGAACCCCATCGAGCTCGAGGGGACGTACCCGCTCCCGGAGGCGCAGCTCGACCGCTTCATGTTCATGGTCACGGTCGGATATCCGAGCGAGGCCGAGGAGCGGGAGATCGTCGAGACGACGACGAGCGCCTACGCCCCGGACCTCGAGAAGGTCCTGGGCGCCGACGAGATCATTCGTCTGCAGGGGCTCGTTCGTCGCGTGCCGGTCCCCGATCATGTGCTGGAGTACGCGGTCGGCCTGGCCAGGATGACGAGGCCCGAGGAGTCGGCTCCGGAGTACGTCCGGAACTGGGTCAGTTGGGGAGCGGGCCCGCGGGCGTCCCAGTATCTCGTTCTCGGGGCCAAGACGCGGGCAGTCCTCGAGGGGCGGTACGCCCCTGAGACCGAGGACGTGCGGAACGTCGCGCTGCCGGTCCTGAGGCACCGGATCGTCACGAACTTCAACGCCGAGGCCGAGGGCGTCTCGTCGAGCGACATCGTCGAGCGCCTGATCGCCGAGGCGCGCTAG